Proteins from one bacterium genomic window:
- a CDS encoding MTAP family purine nucleoside phosphorylase: MQPRLGVFGGSGLYRVEELQDVEERRIETPYGSPSDAVVLGKLSGTPVAFLARHGRGHRISPTEINYRANVWAMKSLGVEFVLSASAVGSLDGTVEPLHVVVPDQFIDRTRHRADTFF; encoded by the coding sequence ATGCAACCGCGGCTGGGAGTGTTCGGCGGATCGGGGCTTTACCGCGTCGAGGAGCTGCAGGACGTCGAGGAACGGCGGATCGAGACGCCGTACGGGTCGCCGTCCGACGCGGTCGTCCTCGGAAAGCTGTCCGGAACGCCGGTGGCGTTTCTCGCGCGGCACGGCCGGGGCCACCGCATCTCGCCGACCGAGATCAACTACCGCGCCAACGTCTGGGCGATGAAGTCGCTGGGGGTCGAGTTCGTTCTTTCGGCCTCCGCCGTCGGCTCGCTCGACGGAACGGTCGAGCCGCTGCACGTCGTCGTCCCCGACCAGTTCATCGACCGCACGCGGCACCGCGCCGACACGTTCTTCGA
- a CDS encoding FHA domain-containing protein, with translation MTHLAACPRCGGPLDLEGRCAACEPARVGGPTQMVPIQPPPNGAVLGAAVAAGDDLGRVALPEGWDVSLDVISGPSKGNSFRLTQSRVLLGRGSVDVVIVDPRVSRRHASLEVYGTVCVLVKDLGSTNGTFVNGRRITACELQDGDEITVGDTTLQITIGAAP, from the coding sequence GTGACCCACCTCGCCGCTTGTCCCCGCTGCGGCGGCCCGCTCGATCTCGAGGGGCGCTGCGCGGCGTGCGAGCCGGCGCGGGTCGGGGGCCCCACGCAGATGGTGCCGATCCAGCCGCCCCCCAACGGGGCGGTCCTGGGCGCGGCGGTGGCGGCGGGCGACGACCTCGGCCGCGTCGCGCTTCCCGAAGGGTGGGATGTTTCGCTCGACGTGATCTCCGGTCCGTCGAAGGGGAACTCGTTCCGGTTGACGCAGTCGCGCGTCCTGCTCGGCCGGGGCTCGGTGGACGTCGTGATCGTCGATCCGCGCGTCTCGCGCCGCCACGCCAGCCTCGAGGTCTACGGCACGGTCTGCGTGCTGGTGAAGGACCTCGGCTCGACGAACGGCACGTTCGTCAACGGACGCCGGATCACGGCCTGCGAACTCCAGGACGGCGACGAGATCACGGTCGGCGACACGACGCTGCAGATCACGATCGGCGCCGCGCCCTGA
- the mce gene encoding methylmalonyl-CoA epimerase produces the protein MSGRVLGIDHLGVACKDPNQRMKLWKDVLGLPLEKVEEVASEKVRTYFVNACGVHIELLEPTADDSPVAKTIEKRGEGIAHMALRVDDIEAVLGKLAANGIEPLPPGVRPGAGGAKVAFVHPKHTGGILLELCERSQH, from the coding sequence ATGAGCGGTCGCGTGTTGGGGATCGACCATTTGGGCGTCGCCTGCAAGGATCCTAACCAGCGGATGAAGCTGTGGAAGGACGTTCTCGGCCTGCCGCTGGAAAAGGTCGAGGAAGTCGCGAGCGAGAAGGTCCGCACCTACTTCGTGAACGCCTGCGGCGTGCACATCGAGCTGCTCGAGCCGACGGCCGACGACTCGCCGGTCGCCAAGACGATCGAGAAGCGCGGCGAAGGGATCGCCCACATGGCGCTGCGCGTGGACGACATCGAGGCGGTCCTCGGCAAGCTGGCCGCGAACGGGATCGAACCGCTGCCGCCGGGCGTCCGTCCGGGCGCGGGCGGGGCGAAGGTCGCCTTCGTCCATCCGAAGCACACCGGCGGTATCCTGCTGGAGCTGTGCGAGCGTTCCCAGCACTGA
- the meaB gene encoding methylmalonyl Co-A mutase-associated GTPase MeaB, translated as MIDASELSQEIVAGQRRALARGITVVECAAAGAPELLRSLYPRAGRAVTIGVTGFPGAGKSSLVDRLIEQYRAAGLKVGVVAVDPSSAFSGGAILGDRVRMMRHAGDDGVFIRSMATRGHLGGLCRSAGEALDLLDAAGYDVLIVETVGVGQSEIEIARLADAVLVVLVPGMGDDIQAIKAGILEIADLFVINKSDRDGADKLAMELQQMLAMADEDRPKPPIVKTIALKGEGVDRLVEAIKAHLDHPETEERRRARRLERARVRLEDILGRALFRRVVEHGIGLDNWNKIVERLARRETDPYTAVEEIVGGSRPGEWR; from the coding sequence GTGATCGACGCATCGGAGCTGTCCCAAGAAATCGTCGCCGGGCAGCGGCGCGCCTTGGCGCGCGGCATCACCGTCGTGGAATGCGCGGCGGCCGGCGCTCCCGAACTGCTGCGCAGCCTCTACCCGCGGGCCGGACGGGCCGTGACGATCGGCGTGACCGGCTTCCCCGGGGCGGGCAAGAGCAGCCTGGTGGACCGCCTCATCGAGCAGTACCGCGCGGCCGGCCTCAAGGTCGGCGTCGTCGCGGTGGACCCGTCCAGCGCCTTCTCCGGCGGGGCGATCCTCGGCGACCGCGTGCGGATGATGCGGCACGCCGGCGACGACGGCGTCTTCATCCGCTCGATGGCCACGCGCGGCCATCTGGGCGGCCTTTGCCGCTCGGCCGGCGAGGCGCTCGACCTGCTGGACGCCGCCGGCTACGACGTCCTGATCGTCGAGACGGTCGGCGTGGGGCAGTCGGAAATCGAAATCGCCCGCCTGGCCGACGCGGTGCTGGTCGTGCTCGTCCCCGGCATGGGGGACGACATCCAGGCGATCAAGGCCGGGATCCTCGAGATCGCCGACCTCTTCGTGATCAACAAGTCCGACCGCGACGGCGCCGACAAGCTGGCCATGGAGCTGCAGCAGATGTTGGCGATGGCGGACGAGGACCGCCCGAAGCCGCCGATCGTCAAGACGATCGCGCTGAAGGGCGAGGGAGTCGATCGGTTGGTCGAGGCGATCAAGGCCCACCTCGACCATCCGGAGACCGAGGAGCGCCGCCGCGCGCGGCGCCTCGAGCGCGCCCGCGTGCGGCTCGAGGACATCCTCGGGCGCGCGCTGTTCAGGCGCGTCGTGGAGCACGGAATCGGCCTCGACAACTGGAACAAGATCGTCGAGCGGCTGGCCCGTCGGGAAACCGACCCGTACACGGCGGTCGAGGAGATCGTCGGCGGCAGCCGGCCGGGTGAATGGAGGTAG
- the hemW gene encoding radical SAM family heme chaperone HemW, with protein MVGREDEAVGIYVHVPFCARRCAYCDFSIVVGQERLAPDYFRALWAEIDAFARERGRRRADTVHFGGGTPSHVDPALLVETLERLRAAFDLAENAEIALETNPEDVTAGRAAFWRGSGFDRITVGVQSLAPAGLAAVGRGGDAAVNRLAVELAAQSGFRSVGVDGIFGRPGQSVEEWRDELRAFLALPADHFSFYALETDARTPLVRMIERGTRPRPDDDAAAAMYEETVAALAAAGIARYEISNFARPGRESRHNVKYWTDQPYVGFGQSAASYVDGERWTNPRRFAEYVEGAAEGRRTREREPYDPDRRMGEALVFGLRLAAGIDLDRLAARHGAEALARRLPRLARAEAEGMIVAEGSRRRLAERAFLIADELFVDLL; from the coding sequence GTGGTCGGTCGGGAAGACGAAGCGGTCGGGATCTACGTTCACGTGCCGTTCTGCGCGCGGCGGTGCGCCTATTGCGACTTCTCGATCGTCGTCGGGCAGGAACGGCTGGCGCCGGACTACTTCCGCGCGCTGTGGGCGGAGATCGACGCCTTCGCGCGGGAGCGCGGGCGGCGCCGCGCCGACACGGTCCATTTCGGCGGCGGCACGCCCTCCCACGTCGATCCGGCGCTCCTCGTCGAAACCCTGGAGCGACTGCGTGCGGCTTTCGATCTGGCCGAGAACGCCGAGATCGCCCTCGAGACGAATCCCGAAGACGTCACCGCGGGCCGGGCGGCGTTTTGGCGCGGAAGCGGGTTCGACCGGATCACCGTCGGCGTCCAATCGCTCGCGCCGGCGGGTCTGGCGGCCGTCGGCCGGGGCGGGGACGCCGCGGTCAATCGGCTGGCCGTCGAGTTGGCGGCCCAGAGCGGCTTCCGCTCGGTCGGGGTGGACGGGATCTTCGGCCGCCCGGGGCAGTCGGTCGAGGAGTGGCGGGACGAGCTGCGCGCGTTCCTCGCCCTGCCGGCCGACCACTTCTCCTTCTACGCTCTCGAGACCGACGCCAGGACGCCGCTGGTCCGGATGATCGAGCGGGGGACGCGGCCGCGGCCGGACGACGACGCGGCGGCGGCGATGTACGAGGAGACGGTCGCCGCCCTCGCCGCTGCGGGGATCGCCCGCTACGAGATCTCGAACTTCGCGCGCCCGGGGCGGGAGAGCCGCCACAACGTCAAGTACTGGACCGACCAGCCGTACGTCGGCTTCGGCCAGTCCGCCGCCTCCTACGTCGACGGAGAGCGATGGACGAACCCGCGCCGCTTCGCGGAATACGTGGAAGGGGCGGCCGAAGGGCGCCGGACGCGGGAGCGGGAGCCGTACGATCCCGACCGGCGGATGGGGGAGGCGCTGGTCTTCGGCCTGCGGCTGGCGGCGGGGATCGACCTCGACCGGCTCGCGGCGCGCCACGGGGCGGAGGCCCTCGCGCGGCGTCTGCCGCGCCTCGCCAGGGCGGAGGCCGAGGGGATGATCGTCGCGGAGGGGTCGCGTCGGCGGCTCGCCGAGCGGGCGTTCCTGATCGCGGACGAGCTTTTCGTCGATCTTCTGTAG
- a CDS encoding carboxypeptidase regulatory-like domain-containing protein has translation MGGLKKWGSVVFAGLLVAAAAWLPSAAQQRRADTVDDSDVVQVPGNVHALAQPQFIVGAPDFDAPMERMVLTLRMRPDAQARLSRLLVEQQDPSSANYHKWLTPEQFGAQFGPTPAQLRLVSTWLIRNGFRVEDVAKSGLWINFSGTVGSVERTFRTQIRTLNVDGRLHQANLADPSIPRALAGIVHGVVTMHDFRRTPMNHGFRPLPAGAVSVVAPNYTSGSSHYLAPADFATIYNVKALYDAGYTGSGQTIAIVGRTDIHIADVQYFRSYFGLPANDPVTVHNGTAPGVVDSGEEGEALLDLEWSGAVAKNATIKFVVTKSTSTTDGVDLSAQYIVNNNVAPVMSTSFGACESAIGTSENNFFNNLWQQAAAQGITSFVSSGDSGASGCDGGSATSGSGRAISGLCSTPYDVCVGGSMFDDASNPSAYWASTNDATTHGSALSYIPEKVWNESANVSGGSGLWATGGGASSVYSKPSWQVATGVPSDGKRDVPDVSLTAAGYDGYIIVQGHTSSASGLTVTGGTSASSPSFAGLMALINQKTATTQGNANVRFYQLGAAQYGGTGATVFHDVTSGNNSVPSVTGYTAGTGYDLATGLGTVDAKALADNWAGQATPDFAVTVSPSSVSATAGGQTTATVTTTVSGGFNSAVSLSVSGLPTGATATFSPASIAAPGSGSSTLTLATGTAAAGTYSLTITATGNGTTHAAALSFAINAVQTTYSISGAVTLNGAGLSGVTVGAGSTSAATDANGAYTISGLANGTYTLTPSKTGYTFSPATQSVAVSGADVTGKNFTATATTGDTALTSGVAVAGSITSTSRNGAWNYYYIDVPSGATSLAVTMTGLSADADLYDMFNAKPTTSSYTSRSWNSGTTSESITNSSPSAGRWYIGVTNYATGTITYTIKATVTTPAATYTVSGTVTLNGAGLSGATVSAGSASATTDANGAYTISGLANGTYTLTPSKSGYTFTPTSQSVTVNGANLTGKNFTATVAPAGLTDGDFEGGLYGSSSTGASGTTGPWAWTSTGGKNPIQTGSSKAHAGSWFAVMNGYGKSETDTLSQTATIPVSSTAKLNFYLKVTTSDGTSKAYDKLTVYLIDQNGASHQLVQYSNVNAKTSGYALKSLSVSAYQGQTVTIKFSATEDSSLSTYFYIDDVALAN, from the coding sequence ATGGGTGGTTTGAAGAAGTGGGGTTCCGTCGTCTTCGCCGGTCTGCTGGTGGCCGCGGCCGCTTGGCTGCCTTCCGCCGCGCAGCAGCGCCGGGCCGACACCGTGGACGACTCCGACGTCGTCCAGGTTCCCGGCAACGTCCACGCGCTCGCCCAGCCGCAGTTCATCGTCGGCGCGCCTGACTTCGACGCCCCGATGGAGCGGATGGTCCTGACCCTCCGGATGCGTCCGGACGCGCAGGCGCGTCTGTCCCGGCTGCTCGTCGAGCAGCAGGACCCGTCCTCCGCCAACTACCACAAGTGGCTCACGCCGGAGCAGTTCGGCGCCCAGTTCGGCCCGACGCCGGCGCAGCTTCGCTTGGTCTCGACCTGGCTGATCCGCAACGGCTTCCGCGTCGAGGACGTCGCCAAGAGCGGCCTGTGGATCAACTTCTCCGGCACGGTGGGGAGCGTCGAGCGCACCTTCCGCACCCAGATCCGGACGCTGAACGTCGATGGGCGCCTGCATCAGGCGAACCTCGCCGATCCGTCGATCCCGCGCGCCCTCGCCGGCATCGTCCACGGCGTGGTCACGATGCACGACTTCCGCCGGACGCCGATGAACCACGGCTTCCGGCCGCTGCCCGCCGGCGCGGTCTCCGTCGTCGCCCCGAACTACACCAGCGGCAGCTCGCACTACCTCGCCCCGGCCGACTTCGCGACGATCTACAACGTGAAGGCGCTCTACGACGCCGGGTACACCGGGAGCGGGCAGACGATCGCCATCGTCGGCCGCACCGACATCCACATCGCCGACGTCCAGTACTTCCGCAGCTACTTCGGCCTGCCGGCCAACGACCCGGTGACGGTCCACAACGGAACCGCCCCCGGCGTCGTCGATTCGGGCGAGGAAGGCGAAGCGCTGCTCGACCTCGAATGGTCGGGCGCGGTCGCGAAGAACGCGACGATCAAGTTCGTCGTCACCAAGTCCACCAGCACGACGGACGGCGTCGATCTCTCGGCGCAGTACATCGTCAACAACAACGTCGCGCCGGTGATGAGCACCAGCTTCGGGGCCTGCGAATCGGCCATCGGCACGAGCGAAAACAACTTCTTCAACAACCTCTGGCAGCAGGCGGCGGCGCAGGGGATCACCTCCTTCGTCTCCTCCGGCGACAGCGGGGCGTCCGGCTGCGACGGCGGCAGCGCCACCAGCGGCTCCGGCCGCGCGATCTCGGGCCTCTGCTCCACGCCGTACGACGTCTGCGTCGGCGGCTCGATGTTCGACGACGCCTCCAACCCGTCGGCCTACTGGGCCTCGACGAACGACGCGACGACCCACGGCTCGGCCCTCTCCTACATTCCGGAGAAGGTCTGGAACGAGAGCGCCAACGTCAGCGGCGGCTCGGGCCTCTGGGCGACCGGCGGCGGCGCTTCGTCCGTCTACTCCAAGCCCTCGTGGCAGGTCGCGACCGGCGTGCCGAGCGACGGCAAGCGCGACGTCCCGGACGTCTCGCTGACCGCCGCCGGCTACGACGGCTACATCATCGTCCAAGGCCACACGTCGAGCGCCTCCGGCCTCACCGTCACCGGCGGCACCTCCGCTTCCTCGCCCTCGTTCGCCGGCCTGATGGCCCTGATCAACCAGAAGACCGCGACGACGCAGGGGAACGCCAACGTCCGCTTCTACCAGCTCGGCGCCGCGCAGTACGGCGGCACGGGCGCGACGGTCTTCCACGACGTGACCAGCGGCAACAACAGCGTTCCGAGCGTCACCGGCTACACCGCCGGAACCGGCTACGACCTCGCCACCGGGCTCGGCACGGTGGACGCCAAGGCGCTGGCCGACAACTGGGCCGGCCAGGCCACGCCGGACTTCGCCGTGACCGTTTCTCCGTCCTCCGTCTCCGCGACGGCCGGCGGGCAGACGACCGCGACGGTGACCACGACCGTCTCCGGCGGCTTCAACTCCGCCGTTTCGCTCTCCGTCTCCGGCCTGCCGACCGGCGCCACGGCCACGTTCTCGCCGGCGTCGATCGCCGCCCCCGGTTCCGGCAGCTCGACCCTCACCCTCGCGACCGGCACGGCCGCCGCGGGAACCTACAGCCTCACGATCACCGCGACCGGCAACGGGACGACCCACGCCGCCGCGCTGAGCTTCGCGATCAACGCCGTCCAGACGACCTACTCGATCTCCGGCGCGGTGACCCTCAACGGCGCCGGACTCTCCGGCGTGACCGTCGGCGCCGGCTCGACGAGCGCGGCGACCGACGCCAACGGCGCCTACACGATCTCCGGCCTCGCCAACGGCACGTACACGCTGACGCCGAGCAAGACCGGCTACACCTTCTCGCCGGCGACGCAGAGCGTCGCGGTGAGCGGCGCGGACGTGACCGGCAAGAACTTCACGGCCACGGCGACGACCGGGGACACCGCGCTGACCAGCGGCGTCGCGGTCGCCGGCTCGATCACCTCCACCTCGCGGAACGGCGCGTGGAACTACTACTACATCGACGTTCCGAGCGGCGCGACGAGCCTCGCCGTGACGATGACCGGCCTCTCCGCCGACGCCGACCTCTACGACATGTTCAACGCCAAACCGACCACGAGCTCCTACACCAGCCGCTCGTGGAACAGCGGGACGACGAGCGAGTCGATCACCAACAGCAGCCCGTCCGCGGGCCGCTGGTACATCGGCGTCACCAACTACGCCACCGGCACGATCACCTACACCATCAAGGCGACGGTGACGACGCCGGCCGCGACCTACACCGTTTCCGGGACCGTCACGCTCAACGGCGCGGGCCTCTCCGGCGCGACCGTCAGCGCCGGCTCGGCGAGCGCCACGACCGACGCCAACGGCGCCTACACCATCTCCGGCCTCGCCAACGGGACCTACACCCTGACGCCGAGCAAGAGCGGCTACACCTTCACGCCGACCTCGCAGAGCGTCACCGTGAACGGCGCCAACCTGACCGGCAAGAACTTCACCGCGACCGTCGCGCCGGCGGGCCTCACCGACGGCGACTTCGAGGGCGGGCTGTACGGTTCCTCCAGCACCGGCGCCTCCGGCACGACCGGGCCCTGGGCCTGGACGTCCACCGGCGGCAAGAACCCGATCCAGACCGGCAGCTCGAAGGCGCACGCCGGCTCGTGGTTCGCGGTGATGAACGGCTACGGCAAGAGCGAGACCGACACCCTCTCCCAGACGGCGACGATTCCGGTCTCCTCCACCGCCAAGCTGAACTTCTACCTCAAGGTCACGACGTCGGACGGCACGAGCAAGGCCTACGACAAGCTGACCGTCTACCTGATCGACCAGAACGGCGCCAGCCACCAGCTCGTCCAGTACAGCAACGTCAACGCCAAGACGAGCGGCTACGCGCTGAAGAGCCTCTCCG